The following are encoded in a window of Streptomyces sp. SAT1 genomic DNA:
- a CDS encoding response regulator transcription factor codes for MTEEAVGKPARVVVADDQTVVREGIVMLLGLLPGVEVVGSAGDGEEAVRLVAEVAPDVVLMDLRMPRCDGVEATRRIRSQHPGTQVVILTTYADDESLFPALRAGARGYLTKDAGGDEIVRAVHSVLSGDAGLSPGIQRRLLERLSEPESRHASADEPPDGLTTRECEVLVLIAEGLSNQEIARRLHVSTATVKTHINNLFAKTGLKDRAQAVRYAYTKGLARPPAS; via the coding sequence ATGACCGAGGAGGCTGTCGGGAAGCCGGCGCGGGTGGTGGTGGCGGACGACCAGACGGTGGTCCGGGAAGGCATCGTGATGCTGCTGGGGCTGCTGCCGGGCGTCGAGGTCGTGGGGTCCGCGGGGGACGGCGAGGAGGCCGTGCGGCTCGTCGCGGAGGTCGCGCCGGACGTGGTGCTCATGGACCTGCGGATGCCGCGCTGCGACGGTGTCGAGGCCACCCGGCGGATCCGCTCGCAGCACCCGGGGACGCAGGTGGTGATCCTCACGACGTACGCGGACGACGAGTCGCTGTTCCCCGCGCTCAGGGCGGGGGCGCGGGGCTATCTGACCAAGGACGCGGGTGGTGACGAGATCGTCCGGGCGGTGCACAGCGTGCTGTCCGGGGACGCGGGGCTCTCGCCCGGCATCCAGCGGCGGCTGCTGGAGCGGCTGTCCGAGCCCGAGTCCCGCCACGCGTCCGCCGATGAACCGCCCGACGGGCTCACGACGCGGGAGTGCGAGGTGCTGGTGCTGATCGCCGAGGGGCTGAGCAACCAGGAGATCGCCCGGCGGCTGCATGTCTCCACGGCCACCGTGAAGACGCACATCAACAACCTGTTCGCCAAGACGGGGCTGAAGGACCGTGCACAGGCGGTGCGGTACGCGTACACGAAGGGCCTGGCGCGTCCGCCGGCGAGCTGA
- a CDS encoding DUF485 domain-containing protein yields the protein MESNNGSPGGGGGGDGSGPGDRFGSGQGQERSEPGQDRERAAPEDLRQRDPWSEEPGTGRGGRGEGEGAGARGLRVPVARGARPDRGRDGAAVAEVYLAVQRSAAFQEVRSRYRRFVVPAVVAFLGWYLVYVVTATSAPGFMARPVAGAVNVAMVAGAGQFLSTFLLAWAYARHARLRRDRAALELRWETQELTRSAVQGGGGA from the coding sequence ATGGAGTCGAACAACGGCAGTCCCGGCGGGGGCGGGGGCGGGGACGGGAGCGGTCCCGGGGACCGGTTCGGGAGCGGCCAGGGGCAGGAACGGTCGGAGCCGGGGCAGGACCGGGAGCGGGCGGCGCCCGAGGATCTGCGGCAGCGCGATCCGTGGTCCGAGGAGCCCGGGACCGGCCGGGGAGGCCGGGGAGAGGGAGAGGGGGCCGGGGCTCGTGGCCTGCGGGTGCCGGTCGCGCGCGGGGCCCGGCCGGACCGGGGCAGGGACGGTGCGGCGGTGGCCGAGGTGTATCTCGCGGTGCAGCGCAGCGCGGCGTTCCAGGAGGTGCGCAGCCGCTACCGGAGGTTCGTGGTGCCGGCGGTGGTGGCCTTCCTGGGCTGGTACCTGGTGTACGTGGTCACCGCGACGTCCGCGCCCGGGTTCATGGCGCGGCCGGTGGCGGGCGCGGTGAACGTGGCGATGGTCGCGGGGGCGGGGCAGTTCCTCAGTACGTTCCTCCTGGCGTGGGCGTACGCGCGGCACGCCCGGCTGCGCAGGGACCGGGCCGCGCTCGAACTGCGGTGGGAGACACAGGAGCTGACGCGCAGTGCGGTGCAAGGGGGTGGCGGGGCGTGA
- a CDS encoding solute symporter family protein — MTGDHQRWALVLFSVFVAVTLAITTWVSRRRHGSAEEFYAGGRLFSPMENGFAIAGDYASAASFLGVPGLIALFGYDGVLYVVGFLVGWLVVLFLVAEPVRNCGRFTLADVVAARMRERPVRIAAGTSSVTVSVLYLVAQMVGAGSLVALLLGRTGAGGAAQAWTVIGVGALMVVYVSLGGMRATTWIQIVKAVLLLGGTVVLTALVMVRFHGDLDELLRAAAGRSGHGDAFLAPGLRYGGDWTARLDFLSLGLALVLGTGGLPHILSRFYTVPTARAARRSALWSIGLIGGFYLMTIVLGFGAAAIVGPQAVRGANAAGNTAVPLLALDLGGGADSTGGTVLFAVVAAVAFATILAVVAGITLASSASVAHDLYASLRRRGGTRRGEVAVARIAAVGVGVVAIALGLLARDLNVAFLVGLAFAVAASANLPVLLYSLFWRGFTARGAVWAVYGGLVPALGLVVLSPVVSGSPDSLFPGVDFQYFPLHNPGIVSIPLGFLAGWLGTVTSAEPPDEARHAETEVRSLTGAGAV; from the coding sequence GTGACCGGCGATCATCAGAGGTGGGCGCTGGTGCTGTTCAGCGTGTTCGTGGCCGTCACGCTGGCCATCACCACCTGGGTGAGCCGTAGGCGGCACGGCTCGGCGGAGGAGTTCTACGCGGGCGGGCGGCTGTTCTCCCCGATGGAGAATGGTTTTGCCATCGCGGGGGACTACGCGTCGGCCGCCTCCTTCCTCGGGGTCCCCGGGCTGATCGCGCTGTTCGGCTACGACGGGGTGCTGTATGTGGTGGGCTTCCTCGTGGGCTGGCTGGTGGTGCTGTTCCTCGTCGCCGAACCGGTGCGCAACTGCGGGCGGTTCACGCTGGCGGACGTGGTGGCGGCGCGGATGCGCGAGCGGCCGGTGCGGATCGCGGCGGGCACGTCCTCGGTCACGGTGTCCGTGCTGTACCTGGTGGCGCAGATGGTGGGCGCGGGCAGCCTGGTGGCCCTGCTGCTGGGCAGGACGGGCGCGGGCGGGGCGGCACAGGCATGGACGGTGATCGGCGTCGGCGCGCTGATGGTGGTCTATGTGTCGCTGGGCGGGATGCGGGCCACCACCTGGATCCAGATCGTCAAGGCCGTCCTCCTGCTGGGCGGGACCGTGGTGCTGACCGCGCTCGTCATGGTCCGCTTCCACGGAGACCTCGACGAGCTGCTGCGCGCCGCGGCCGGGCGCAGCGGGCACGGGGACGCCTTCCTGGCACCCGGACTCAGGTACGGCGGCGACTGGACGGCCCGGCTGGACTTCCTCAGCCTCGGACTCGCGCTGGTGCTCGGCACGGGCGGGCTGCCGCACATCCTGTCGCGCTTCTACACGGTGCCGACCGCGCGGGCGGCGCGGCGTTCGGCGCTCTGGTCCATCGGGCTCATCGGCGGCTTCTATCTGATGACGATCGTGCTCGGCTTCGGGGCCGCCGCGATCGTGGGCCCGCAGGCGGTCCGCGGGGCGAACGCCGCCGGGAACACCGCGGTGCCGCTGCTCGCGCTCGATCTGGGCGGCGGCGCGGACTCCACGGGCGGCACGGTGCTGTTCGCGGTGGTCGCCGCGGTCGCGTTCGCCACCATCCTCGCGGTGGTCGCCGGGATCACCCTGGCCTCCTCGGCGTCCGTCGCCCACGACCTGTACGCGTCGCTGCGGCGCCGGGGCGGGACGCGGCGGGGCGAGGTGGCCGTGGCGCGGATCGCCGCCGTGGGCGTCGGCGTGGTCGCCATCGCCCTCGGCCTGCTCGCCCGCGACCTCAATGTGGCCTTCCTGGTGGGTCTCGCCTTCGCCGTGGCCGCCTCGGCGAACCTGCCGGTGCTGCTGTACTCGCTGTTCTGGCGGGGGTTCACCGCCCGGGGCGCGGTCTGGGCCGTGTACGGCGGGCTGGTTCCGGCGCTGGGGCTCGTCGTGCTCTCCCCGGTGGTCTCCGGCAGCCCCGACTCGCTCTTCCCGGGGGTGGACTTCCAGTACTTTCCGCTGCACAACCCCGGCATCGTCTCCATCCCGCTGGGCTTCCTGGCCGGCTGGCTGGGCACCGTCACCTCCGCCGAGCCGCCCGACGAGGCCCGGCACGCGGAGACGGAGGTGCGCTCGCTGACCGGGGCGGGCGCCGTGTGA
- a CDS encoding response regulator: MIDVLVVDDDFRVAEINARYVGKVPGFRVTARAHSADQALAAVQRGGTDLVLLDHYLPDRTGLELVHRMRDQGLHTDVIMITAAGDVATVQQAMRLGALHYLVKPFTFAALRVRLESYAALRRTVDRVGGRGVAGQEQVDRIYGALRTAPAPASPGLPSGHSEPTTDLICGVLHGAARPLSAHEVAARTGLSRSTAQRYLRHLEQAGRLRLSLKYGDTGRPEHRYAWVTP; the protein is encoded by the coding sequence ATGATTGACGTCCTGGTGGTCGACGACGACTTCCGTGTCGCTGAGATCAACGCGAGATACGTGGGGAAGGTTCCCGGGTTCCGGGTGACCGCCCGCGCGCACAGTGCAGACCAGGCACTGGCCGCCGTGCAGCGCGGCGGCACCGACCTGGTCCTGCTCGACCACTACCTGCCCGACCGCACCGGCCTCGAACTCGTCCACCGCATGCGCGACCAGGGCCTGCACACCGACGTCATCATGATCACGGCGGCCGGCGACGTGGCGACCGTGCAGCAGGCGATGCGCCTGGGCGCGCTGCACTACCTGGTCAAGCCCTTCACCTTCGCCGCGCTCCGCGTCCGCCTGGAGTCCTACGCCGCCCTGCGCCGCACCGTCGACCGGGTCGGCGGCCGGGGCGTGGCCGGGCAGGAGCAGGTGGACCGGATCTACGGTGCGCTGCGCACCGCGCCCGCACCGGCCTCGCCCGGCCTGCCCAGCGGCCACTCCGAGCCGACGACGGACCTCATCTGCGGTGTCCTGCACGGCGCGGCACGGCCCCTGTCGGCCCACGAGGTGGCCGCCCGCACCGGCCTGAGCCGCTCCACCGCCCAGCGCTATCTGCGCCACCTGGAACAGGCCGGCCGGCTGCGCCTGTCCCTGAAGTACGGCGACACGGGCCGCCCGGAACACCGCTACGCCTGGGTGACGCCATAG
- a CDS encoding ABC transporter ATP-binding protein gives MSADTSPAIELRGASKMFRTPSGGLHTAVRDLDLTVRRGEFVAVVGPTGCGKSTTLTLVSGLEEPTEGEVLVAGEPVAGVGGKVGFVFQQDATFPWRTVLSNVTAGPRFRGVPKAEAKERARAWLARVGLAAFEDRYPHQLSGGQRKRVALAATFVNDPEILLMDEPFSALDVQTRALMSDELLELWEGTGSSVVFVTHDLEEAIALADRVVVMTAGPATVKQVFDIGLPRPRKVEQVRLRSEFIDIYREIWESLGEEVRITRERGAAHVA, from the coding sequence ATGAGCGCAGACACCAGCCCCGCCATCGAGCTGCGGGGCGCGAGCAAGATGTTCAGGACCCCGTCGGGGGGCCTGCACACCGCGGTCAGGGATCTCGACCTCACCGTGCGGCGCGGTGAGTTCGTCGCCGTGGTGGGTCCGACCGGCTGCGGCAAGTCGACCACGCTGACGCTGGTCAGCGGTCTGGAGGAGCCCACCGAGGGCGAGGTGCTGGTGGCCGGGGAGCCGGTGGCCGGCGTCGGCGGCAAGGTCGGCTTCGTCTTCCAGCAGGACGCCACCTTCCCCTGGCGCACGGTGCTGTCCAACGTCACGGCCGGGCCGCGCTTTCGCGGCGTCCCCAAGGCGGAGGCGAAGGAGAGGGCGCGGGCGTGGCTGGCCCGGGTCGGGCTCGCCGCGTTCGAGGACCGCTATCCGCACCAGCTCTCCGGCGGCCAGCGCAAGCGCGTCGCGCTCGCCGCGACCTTCGTCAACGACCCCGAGATCCTGCTCATGGACGAGCCGTTCTCGGCGCTCGACGTGCAGACCCGGGCGCTGATGTCGGACGAGCTGCTGGAGCTGTGGGAAGGCACCGGATCCTCGGTCGTCTTCGTCACCCACGACCTGGAGGAGGCCATCGCGCTGGCCGACCGGGTCGTCGTGATGACGGCGGGACCCGCCACCGTGAAGCAGGTCTTCGACATCGGACTGCCCCGGCCGCGCAAGGTCGAGCAGGTCCGGTTGCGGAGCGAGTTCATCGACATCTACCGCGAGATCTGGGAGTCCCTGGGCGAAGAGGTCCGCATCACCCGGGAAAGAGGTGCCGCCCATGTCGCCTGA
- a CDS encoding ABC transporter permease has translation MSPEVLSTPVAETAKTSGRAHSRARAARRRKVIVTAGRVLLLVAVLGLWEALSRAEAIDPFNFSMPSKIWDQIWTWITHGTALGSLGEQIWYTLYEALLGWVVGVVAGVVLGIALGRVAFLADVLGPYIKVLNSIPRIVLAPIFVIWFGLGPVSKIASAVVLVFFPVFFNAFQGAREVDRDLVANARILGASDRRVTLQVVVPSATSWIFTSLHVSFGFALIGAIVGEYIGATKGIGLLVAQSQGTFNAAGVYAAMVILAAVALVAEGLLTFAERRIFRWKPADSGH, from the coding sequence ATGTCGCCTGAGGTGCTCAGCACACCGGTCGCCGAGACCGCGAAGACATCCGGCCGGGCGCACTCCCGGGCCCGCGCCGCCCGCAGGCGGAAGGTGATCGTCACCGCCGGCCGCGTCCTGCTCCTGGTGGCCGTGCTCGGCCTGTGGGAGGCGCTGTCCCGGGCCGAGGCCATCGACCCGTTCAACTTCTCGATGCCCTCGAAGATCTGGGACCAGATCTGGACCTGGATCACCCACGGCACCGCCCTCGGCTCGCTCGGCGAGCAGATCTGGTACACGCTCTACGAGGCGCTGCTCGGCTGGGTGGTCGGCGTGGTGGCCGGTGTGGTCCTCGGGATCGCGCTCGGGCGCGTCGCCTTCCTCGCCGACGTCCTCGGCCCGTACATCAAGGTGCTCAACTCCATCCCGAGGATCGTGCTCGCCCCGATCTTCGTGATCTGGTTCGGGCTCGGCCCGGTCTCCAAGATCGCTTCGGCCGTCGTCCTGGTCTTCTTCCCGGTGTTCTTCAACGCCTTCCAGGGCGCCCGCGAGGTCGACCGCGATCTGGTCGCCAACGCGCGGATCCTCGGCGCGAGCGACCGCAGGGTCACGCTCCAGGTGGTCGTCCCGTCCGCCACCTCCTGGATCTTCACGAGCCTCCACGTCAGCTTCGGCTTCGCGCTGATCGGCGCCATCGTCGGCGAGTACATCGGCGCCACCAAGGGCATCGGACTGCTCGTCGCGCAGTCCCAGGGCACGTTCAACGCGGCCGGTGTGTACGCCGCGATGGTCATCCTCGCCGCGGTCGCCCTGGTCGCCGAGGGGCTGCTCACCTTCGCCGAGCGCCGCATCTTCCGCTGGAAGCCCGCCGACTCCGGTCACTGA
- a CDS encoding ABC transporter substrate-binding protein: protein MRTTTRLAASAAAGLLALSSLTACANDAAGSASGGGGGDGKGEHVKIMVGGLDKVIYLPAMLTQRLGYFSAEGLDVELLSEPAGVQAETALVSGQVQAAVGFYDHTLDLQVKGKDIESVVQFSHAPGEVEVVSEKAAADITSPKDFKGKKLGVTGLGSSTDFLTKYLAVKNGVGVGEFSPVAVGAGPTFVSALQQGSIDGGMTTDPTVATILAKKAGRVLVDMRTPEGSRQALGGPYPSSSLYMQSSWVDGHKDTVQKLANAFVKTLRWMSAHSADEIAAKMPADYSQGDKKLYADSIRSTLPMFTKDGVMPANGPETVEKVLKAFNPAVKNATVDLSRTFTTEFVEKAAG from the coding sequence ATGCGCACCACCACCAGACTCGCGGCGTCGGCCGCCGCCGGCCTGCTCGCCCTGTCCTCCCTCACCGCCTGCGCCAACGACGCGGCCGGCTCCGCGTCCGGCGGCGGCGGGGGAGACGGCAAGGGCGAGCACGTCAAGATCATGGTGGGCGGCCTCGACAAGGTCATCTACCTGCCCGCCATGCTCACCCAGCGCCTCGGCTACTTCTCCGCCGAGGGCCTGGACGTGGAACTGCTGAGCGAACCCGCCGGTGTCCAGGCCGAGACCGCGCTCGTCTCCGGCCAGGTCCAGGCCGCCGTCGGCTTCTACGACCACACCCTCGACCTCCAGGTCAAGGGCAAGGACATCGAGTCCGTGGTGCAGTTCTCGCACGCGCCCGGCGAGGTGGAGGTGGTCTCCGAGAAGGCGGCGGCCGACATCACCTCGCCCAAGGACTTCAAGGGCAAGAAGCTCGGCGTCACCGGGCTCGGCTCCTCCACCGACTTCCTCACCAAGTACCTGGCGGTCAAGAACGGCGTCGGCGTCGGCGAGTTCTCCCCGGTCGCCGTCGGCGCCGGACCGACGTTCGTCTCCGCGCTCCAGCAGGGTTCCATCGACGGCGGCATGACCACCGACCCGACCGTCGCGACGATCCTGGCCAAGAAGGCGGGCCGGGTCCTCGTGGACATGCGGACCCCGGAGGGCTCCCGGCAGGCGCTCGGCGGCCCCTACCCGTCGTCCAGCCTCTACATGCAGTCCAGCTGGGTCGACGGGCACAAGGACACCGTCCAGAAGCTCGCCAACGCGTTCGTGAAGACCCTCCGGTGGATGTCCGCCCACAGTGCCGACGAGATCGCCGCCAAGATGCCCGCCGACTACTCCCAGGGGGACAAGAAGCTCTACGCCGACTCGATCCGCAGCACCCTGCCGATGTTCACCAAGGACGGCGTGATGCCGGCGAACGGCCCCGAGACCGTGGAGAAGGTCCTCAAGGCGTTCAACCCCGCCGTCAAGAACGCCACCGTGGATCTGAGCAGGACGTTCACCACCGAGTTCGTCGAGAAGGCCGCGGGCTGA
- a CDS encoding ATP-binding protein: MSTTAPVRRRRLGLPRRAFAQVLLTQLAIAASVAVLATGLFLAPLSHQLDDQAMRRALAIAETTAENPQIVHDLLHTAPSVSGPVQREAEAIRRATGAEYVVVMDTAGTRWSHAEPDQVGRPVSTDPTAALRGREVMQIDTGTLGRSARGKVPLYDGDHRIVGAVSVGIAYDSVRARLVDAIPGLLAYAGGALAVGALAAWLVSRRVQRQTRDLAFSDIAALLAEREAMLHGIREGVVALDRGGRVRLLNDEARRLLGIGDEALGRFPDEALGAGRTTDVLAGRVTGTDLLTVRGQRVLVANRMPTDDGGAVATLRDRTELEQLGRELDSTHGLIDALRAQDHEHANRMHTLLGLLELEMYDDAAEFIGEVVGDHRATAEQVTEKIQDPLLAALLVGKATVAAERGVALWISDRTWLPDRLVDPRGLVTVVGNLVDNALDAVAATPHARVEVELRTRGRTAVLRVRDTGPGIPPELRESVFTEGWSTKRPPAHGKRGIGLSLVRRLAERQGGSATAGAAHGGGAEFTVVLPEALEEGTDAPG, encoded by the coding sequence ATGAGCACCACCGCCCCCGTACGCCGCCGTCGCCTGGGTCTGCCCCGGCGGGCGTTCGCCCAGGTCCTGCTGACGCAACTGGCGATCGCCGCGTCGGTCGCCGTCCTGGCGACCGGGCTGTTCCTGGCCCCGCTGAGCCACCAGCTGGACGACCAGGCGATGCGCCGCGCGCTGGCCATCGCCGAGACCACCGCCGAGAACCCGCAGATCGTCCACGACCTCCTGCACACCGCCCCGAGCGTGAGCGGGCCCGTGCAGCGGGAGGCGGAGGCGATCCGGCGGGCGACGGGCGCCGAGTACGTCGTGGTGATGGACACGGCCGGCACCCGCTGGTCGCACGCCGAACCGGACCAGGTCGGCAGGCCCGTCTCCACCGACCCGACGGCCGCTCTGCGGGGGCGGGAGGTCATGCAGATCGACACCGGCACCCTGGGCCGCTCCGCCCGCGGCAAGGTGCCGCTCTACGACGGTGACCACCGCATCGTCGGCGCGGTCTCGGTCGGCATCGCCTACGACAGCGTGCGCGCCCGGCTGGTGGACGCCATCCCCGGGCTGCTCGCGTACGCGGGCGGCGCGCTCGCGGTCGGGGCGCTGGCCGCCTGGCTGGTCTCGCGCCGGGTGCAGCGGCAGACCCGGGACCTGGCGTTCTCCGACATCGCGGCGCTGCTCGCGGAGCGGGAGGCCATGCTGCACGGGATACGGGAGGGCGTCGTGGCCCTGGACCGGGGCGGGCGGGTCCGGCTGCTCAACGACGAGGCGCGACGGCTGCTCGGCATCGGCGACGAGGCGCTCGGCCGGTTCCCGGACGAGGCGCTCGGCGCGGGCCGCACCACCGATGTGCTGGCCGGGCGGGTGACGGGCACGGACCTGCTCACCGTGCGCGGCCAGCGCGTCCTGGTCGCCAACCGCATGCCCACCGACGACGGGGGCGCCGTCGCCACCCTGCGCGACCGCACCGAACTGGAGCAGCTGGGCCGGGAACTGGACTCCACCCATGGTCTGATCGACGCGCTGCGCGCCCAGGACCACGAGCACGCCAACCGGATGCACACCCTGCTCGGCCTGCTGGAGCTGGAGATGTACGACGACGCGGCGGAGTTCATCGGCGAGGTGGTCGGCGACCACCGGGCCACGGCGGAACAGGTCACCGAGAAGATCCAGGACCCGCTGCTCGCCGCGCTGCTGGTCGGCAAGGCGACCGTCGCCGCCGAACGCGGGGTGGCGCTGTGGATCTCGGACCGCACCTGGCTGCCGGACCGGCTGGTCGACCCCCGGGGCCTGGTGACCGTCGTCGGCAATCTGGTGGACAACGCGCTCGACGCCGTGGCGGCGACCCCGCACGCGCGCGTGGAGGTCGAGCTGCGCACCCGGGGGCGCACCGCCGTCCTCCGGGTCCGCGACACCGGGCCGGGGATCCCGCCCGAGCTGCGCGAATCGGTCTTCACGGAGGGCTGGTCGACCAAGCGGCCCCCGGCACACGGCAAGCGCGGCATCGGGCTCTCCCTGGTGCGCAGGCTCGCCGAGCGGCAGGGCGGCTCCGCGACGGCGGGCGCGGCGCACGGCGGCGGCGCGGAGTTCACGGTGGTGCTGCCCGAGGCGCTGGAGGAGGGCACGGACGCCCCGGGCTGA
- a CDS encoding sucrase ferredoxin: MSTCTTVSRQLGEAQGATAPTATTWLLLEQPGPWGAKALTSSHLDPELGRALERAAEGTGVRIALVRRPGRHADCRTRSVRQVYAAHTLPGNSWVRSADTAAPEELLRLDFAALGRGEHHTFDTVLRGVPHTAGPLALVCTNGKRDRCCALLGRPLAAELAAAGEHGVWEVSHLGGHRFSPTLLLLPHGYAYGRAETGAVRGALRGLREGRVDLDGCRGRSAWERPAQAAELAVRALSGEYGADALTVVRTEELPAPAVPGPHGAPAPEDGTPLWEVTVAHTDGRRWHVTVARGAAEPPRPESCGAAVLGTPARMDVLAVRELSLPHAPR, translated from the coding sequence GTGAGTACGTGCACGACCGTTTCCCGGCAGCTCGGCGAAGCGCAGGGCGCCACCGCGCCCACGGCGACGACCTGGCTGCTGCTGGAACAGCCCGGCCCCTGGGGCGCCAAGGCGCTCACCTCCAGCCATCTGGACCCGGAGCTGGGCCGCGCGCTGGAGCGGGCGGCCGAGGGCACCGGCGTACGGATCGCCCTCGTCCGGCGCCCGGGACGGCACGCCGACTGCCGTACGCGGTCCGTGCGACAGGTGTACGCGGCCCACACCCTGCCCGGCAACAGCTGGGTGCGCTCCGCAGATACCGCCGCACCGGAGGAGTTGCTGCGTCTCGACTTCGCCGCGCTGGGCAGGGGCGAGCACCACACCTTCGACACGGTCCTGCGGGGCGTGCCGCACACCGCGGGCCCGCTCGCCCTCGTCTGCACCAACGGCAAGCGCGACCGCTGCTGCGCCCTGCTGGGCCGGCCGCTGGCCGCGGAGCTGGCCGCCGCCGGGGAGCACGGCGTCTGGGAGGTCTCCCACCTCGGCGGCCACCGCTTCTCCCCCACGCTGCTCCTGCTCCCGCACGGCTACGCGTACGGCCGCGCCGAGACCGGCGCCGTCCGCGGCGCCCTGCGCGGGCTGCGCGAGGGCCGGGTCGACCTCGACGGCTGCCGGGGCCGCAGCGCGTGGGAGCGGCCCGCACAGGCCGCCGAGCTGGCCGTGCGCGCCCTGAGCGGCGAGTACGGCGCGGACGCGCTGACCGTCGTCCGCACCGAGGAGCTGCCCGCCCCGGCCGTGCCGGGCCCGCACGGCGCACCGGCGCCGGAGGACGGCACCCCGTTGTGGGAGGTGACCGTCGCCCACACCGACGGCCGCCGCTGGCACGTCACCGTGGCGCGCGGCGCCGCCGAGCCGCCCCGCCCGGAGAGCTGCGGCGCCGCGGTCCTGGGCACCCCGGCCCGCATGGACGTCCTGGCGGTCCGCGAACTGTCCCTGCCCCACGCACCGCGCTGA
- a CDS encoding SDR family NAD(P)-dependent oxidoreductase has translation MSTAPAVPSTALVTGASSGLGKEFAAQLAARGHDLVLVARSRDRLEEVAAELARVHGVKTHVVVQDLARPDAGRQVARELADRGIRVDLLVNNAGFGTGGRFEEIGPERDHDLLMVNVVALVDLTHALLPGMLERGTGAVLNVGSTAGYQPSPYLSVYSASKTFVLNFSMALREEVRGRGVRVTALCPGPVETRFFEVLGTRDAAVAGSFTTPEPVVRAALAALDRNRAYVTPGLGNALMAHLTPRRPRTLVARVGERICRKVLKTAPRPAAPAPQSLTG, from the coding sequence ATGAGCACTGCCCCCGCCGTCCCGAGCACCGCGCTGGTCACCGGCGCGTCCTCCGGGCTCGGCAAGGAGTTCGCCGCCCAGCTCGCCGCCCGGGGCCACGACCTGGTCCTGGTGGCCCGCTCCCGGGACCGGCTGGAGGAGGTCGCCGCCGAGCTGGCGCGGGTCCACGGCGTCAAGACCCACGTGGTGGTGCAGGACCTGGCCCGGCCCGACGCCGGACGGCAGGTGGCGCGCGAACTCGCCGACCGCGGGATCCGCGTCGACCTGCTGGTCAACAACGCGGGCTTCGGAACCGGCGGCCGGTTCGAGGAGATCGGCCCCGAACGCGACCACGACCTGCTGATGGTGAACGTCGTCGCGCTCGTCGACCTCACCCACGCCCTGCTGCCCGGCATGCTGGAGCGCGGCACCGGCGCGGTCCTCAACGTGGGCTCGACCGCCGGCTACCAGCCCAGCCCCTACCTGTCGGTCTACAGCGCCTCGAAGACGTTCGTGCTGAACTTCTCGATGGCCCTGCGCGAGGAGGTGCGGGGGCGGGGCGTGCGGGTGACCGCGCTGTGCCCCGGACCGGTCGAGACGCGGTTCTTCGAGGTCCTCGGCACCCGCGACGCCGCCGTGGCGGGCAGCTTCACCACGCCCGAGCCGGTGGTGCGCGCGGCCCTGGCGGCGCTCGACCGCAACCGCGCCTATGTGACGCCCGGCCTCGGCAACGCGCTGATGGCGCATCTGACGCCGCGCCGCCCCCGCACCCTGGTGGCCCGGGTCGGCGAACGGATCTGCCGCAAAGTGCTCAAAACGGCACCGCGCCCGGCCGCGCCCGCTCCGCAGAGCCTCACCGGCTGA